In Nocardia asteroides, a single genomic region encodes these proteins:
- the ruvX gene encoding Holliday junction resolvase RuvX, translating to MADSQRHGPQAGARPADRPDPNSDPGRGRRVGIDVGSVRVGVASSDPDGILATPVETVARAKGRGSDSATAPDIARLAEIVREYEAVEVIVGLPRTLRGENGASAAVAIAFADRLREAVQPVPVRLSDERLTTVSAARALRDSGVRARGSRRVIDQAAAVAILQGWLDERSSVVKSVERTVVPEGEVPPHV from the coding sequence ATGGCTGATTCCCAACGGCACGGGCCGCAGGCGGGCGCCCGCCCCGCCGACCGGCCGGATCCGAACAGCGACCCCGGTCGCGGCAGGCGGGTCGGCATCGACGTCGGCAGCGTGCGCGTCGGCGTGGCCTCCAGCGATCCGGACGGCATCCTCGCGACCCCGGTGGAGACCGTGGCGCGGGCGAAGGGGCGGGGTTCGGATTCCGCCACGGCGCCGGATATCGCACGGTTAGCCGAGATTGTGCGGGAGTATGAAGCGGTCGAGGTGATCGTCGGGCTGCCCCGGACATTGCGGGGGGAGAACGGCGCATCGGCCGCCGTGGCCATCGCGTTCGCGGATCGGTTGCGGGAAGCGGTCCAACCGGTTCCCGTCCGACTCTCCGACGAACGGTTGACTACCGTGTCAGCTGCACGTGCATTGCGGGACAGCGGGGTTCGCGCACGCGGCAGCCGACGGGTGATCGACCAGGCGGCGGCGGTGGCGATCCTGCAGGGTTGGTTGGACGAACGGAGCTCGGTGGTGAAGTCGGTCGAACGCACGGTGGTACCCGAGGGAGAGGTGCCGCCGCATGTCTGA
- the alaS gene encoding alanine--tRNA ligase, with product MQTHDIRRRFLDHFVRAGHTEVPSASLILADPNLLFVNAGMVQFKPYFLGQEEPPYPRATSVQKCVRTGDIEEVGVTTRHNTFFQMAGNFSFGDYFKEQAIGFAWELITKSQEQGGYGFDPERIWVTAYESDPEAAEIWQRVAGIPAERIQFRDGKDNYWDMGVPGPGGPCSEIYYDRGPAYGRDGGPVADEDRYIEIWNLVFMQDIRGDRSPKQGHPPIGTLPKKNIDTGMGVERIAMLLQGVENVYETDLLRPIIAKAEQLTGRGYGADPGDDVRFRVIADHARSSAMLISDGVNPGNDGRGYVLRRLLRRIVRSARLLGAEKPVMAELITVVSELMAPSYPELGTDFRRLETVAVGEETAFLKTLSTGSILFDTAVTEVKAKGSSTIPGSEAFTLHDTYGFPIDLTLEMAAEAGLSVDEAGFRSLMAEQRQRAKDDAAARKHAHADLSVYKELIDRGATEFTGFAELASEATVLALLADGVRVPVASEGQQVEVILDRSPLYAESGGQIADRGSITATGLRLRVDDVQKIAKKLWVHKGTVEQGAVTEGDVVLAQADPAWRRGATQGHSGTHMVHAALRQVLGPNAVQAGSLNKPGYLRFDFNWQGQLSEQQRADIEAVSNDGVGADFPVNTFVTDLTEAKRMGALALFGENYGSEVRVVEIGGPFSMELCGGTHVQHSSQIGPITLLGEASVGSGVRRVEAFVGLDSYRYLAKERALLAGVASSLKVPSEEVPARVEQLVERLKVAEKELERNRTAAVLASASTFAERAERVGSVLLVAAAAPAGIGGGDLRTLATDIKGRLGSEPGVVVLLGNADGKVPFVVAVNKPAQELGIKAGDLVAAFGPGIAGRGGGKPEMAQGSGSDPSGIEAGLAAVRGRVGELAG from the coding sequence GTGCAGACCCACGACATCCGACGGCGCTTCCTGGACCATTTCGTCCGTGCCGGACACACCGAGGTGCCCAGCGCCTCGCTGATCCTGGCGGACCCCAACCTGCTGTTCGTGAACGCGGGAATGGTGCAGTTCAAGCCGTACTTCCTGGGGCAGGAGGAGCCGCCCTACCCGCGCGCGACCAGCGTCCAGAAGTGCGTCCGCACCGGGGACATCGAAGAGGTCGGCGTCACCACGCGGCACAACACCTTCTTCCAGATGGCGGGCAACTTCTCCTTCGGCGACTACTTCAAGGAGCAGGCCATCGGCTTCGCCTGGGAGCTGATCACGAAGTCGCAGGAGCAGGGCGGCTACGGCTTCGACCCGGAGCGGATCTGGGTCACCGCCTACGAGTCCGACCCCGAGGCCGCCGAGATCTGGCAGCGGGTCGCCGGGATCCCGGCCGAGCGGATCCAGTTCCGCGACGGCAAGGACAACTACTGGGACATGGGGGTGCCCGGCCCCGGCGGCCCGTGCTCGGAGATCTACTACGACCGCGGCCCCGCCTACGGCCGCGACGGCGGCCCGGTCGCCGACGAGGATCGCTACATCGAGATCTGGAACCTCGTCTTCATGCAGGACATCCGCGGTGACCGGAGCCCCAAGCAGGGCCACCCGCCGATCGGCACGCTGCCGAAGAAGAACATCGACACCGGCATGGGCGTCGAGCGGATCGCCATGCTGCTGCAGGGCGTCGAGAACGTCTACGAGACCGACCTGCTGCGCCCGATCATCGCCAAGGCCGAGCAGCTCACCGGCCGCGGCTACGGCGCCGACCCCGGCGACGACGTGCGCTTCCGGGTGATCGCCGACCACGCGCGCAGCTCCGCCATGCTCATCTCGGACGGGGTGAACCCGGGCAACGACGGCCGCGGCTACGTGCTGCGCAGGCTGCTGCGCCGGATCGTGCGCTCGGCCCGGCTGCTCGGCGCCGAGAAGCCGGTGATGGCCGAGCTGATCACCGTCGTCTCCGAGCTCATGGCGCCCTCGTACCCGGAGCTCGGCACCGACTTCCGCCGGCTCGAGACCGTCGCCGTCGGCGAGGAGACCGCCTTCCTCAAGACCCTGAGCACCGGCTCCATCCTGTTCGACACCGCCGTCACCGAGGTGAAGGCGAAGGGCAGCAGCACGATTCCCGGCTCCGAGGCGTTCACCCTGCACGACACCTACGGCTTCCCGATCGACCTCACCCTGGAGATGGCCGCCGAGGCCGGGCTCAGCGTGGACGAGGCGGGCTTCCGCTCGCTCATGGCCGAGCAGCGGCAGCGCGCCAAGGACGACGCGGCCGCCCGCAAGCACGCGCACGCCGACCTCAGCGTCTACAAGGAGCTGATCGATCGCGGCGCCACCGAGTTCACCGGCTTCGCCGAGCTGGCCTCCGAGGCCACCGTGCTCGCGCTGCTGGCCGACGGGGTCCGGGTACCGGTCGCCTCCGAGGGGCAGCAGGTCGAGGTGATCCTGGATCGCAGCCCGCTCTACGCGGAGTCCGGCGGGCAGATCGCCGACCGCGGCAGCATCACCGCCACCGGGCTCCGGCTGCGCGTCGACGATGTGCAGAAGATCGCCAAGAAGCTGTGGGTGCACAAGGGGACGGTCGAGCAGGGCGCCGTCACCGAGGGCGACGTCGTGCTGGCCCAGGCCGACCCGGCCTGGCGCCGCGGCGCCACCCAGGGCCACTCCGGCACGCACATGGTGCACGCCGCGCTGCGCCAGGTGCTCGGCCCGAACGCGGTGCAGGCCGGCTCCCTGAACAAGCCGGGCTACCTGCGCTTCGACTTCAACTGGCAGGGCCAGCTCTCCGAGCAGCAGCGCGCCGACATCGAGGCGGTCTCCAACGACGGGGTCGGCGCCGACTTCCCGGTGAACACCTTCGTCACCGACCTGACCGAGGCCAAGCGGATGGGCGCGCTCGCGCTCTTCGGCGAGAACTACGGCTCCGAGGTGCGCGTCGTCGAGATCGGCGGCCCGTTCTCGATGGAGCTCTGCGGCGGCACGCACGTGCAGCACTCCTCGCAGATCGGCCCGATCACGCTGCTCGGCGAGGCCTCGGTCGGCTCCGGTGTGCGCCGCGTCGAGGCCTTCGTCGGGCTGGACTCGTACCGGTACCTGGCCAAGGAGCGGGCGCTGCTGGCCGGCGTCGCCTCCTCGCTCAAGGTGCCGTCCGAGGAGGTGCCCGCCCGGGTCGAGCAGCTCGTGGAGCGGCTCAAGGTCGCGGAGAAGGAGCTGGAGCGCAACCGCACCGCCGCCGTGCTGGCGAGCGCGTCCACCTTCGCCGAGCGGGCGGAGCGGGTCGGCTCGGTGCTGCTGGTCGCGGCTGCGGCGCCGGCGGGCATCGGCGGCGGCGACCTGCGCACCCTGGCCACCGACATCAAGGGCAGGCTCGGCAGCGAGCCCGGCGTGGTGGTGCTGCTCGGCAACGCCGACGGCAAGGTGCCGTTCGTGGTAGCGGTGAACAAGCCCGCCCAGGAACTCGGTATCAAGGCCGGTGACCTGGTGGCCGCCTTCGGTCCGGGCATCGCGGGCCGAGGCGGCGGCAAGCCGGAGATGGCGCAGGGCTCCGGCTCCGACCCGTCGGGCATCGAGGCAGGTCTCGCCGCCGTGCGCGGCCGGGTGGGTGAACTCGCCGGCTGA
- a CDS encoding replication-associated recombination protein A, with amino-acid sequence MSEGLFDVPGSAAAEPEFAAVEFRGAGKLVPLAVRMRPETLDEVVGQQHLLGPGSPLRRLVEGSGAASVLLYGPPGTGKTTLASLVSTATGRRFEALSALSAGVKEVRGVIELARRRLTAGEQTVLFIDEVHRFSRPQQDALLAAVENRIVLLVGATTENPSFSVVSPLLSRSLVLQLRPLTPDDIRAVLRRALADPRGLDGAYTVTNEAMEHLVRIAAGDARRALTALEAATSSATGGTVDLALVEASVDEAAVRYDRAGDQHYDVISAFIKSIRGSDVDAALHYLARMISAGEDPRFIARRLVVHASEDVGMADPTALQTAIAAAQAVQLIGMPEAKLALAQATIHLATAPKSGAVVAAIGAALADVGAGKAGSVPPHLRDGHYAGAAGLGNAQGYRYPHDHPGGVLAQQYPPDELVGVDYYAPTEHGAEREVAARVGKLRRIVRGLRTGPGSGKSDEPGR; translated from the coding sequence ATGAGCGAGGGGCTGTTCGACGTGCCCGGATCGGCGGCCGCCGAGCCGGAATTCGCCGCCGTCGAATTCCGCGGTGCGGGCAAGCTGGTTCCGCTCGCCGTCCGGATGCGTCCGGAGACGCTGGACGAGGTGGTCGGCCAGCAGCACCTGCTCGGCCCCGGCTCCCCGCTGCGCCGCCTGGTCGAGGGCTCCGGTGCGGCATCGGTGCTGCTCTACGGCCCGCCCGGGACCGGGAAGACCACGCTCGCCTCGCTGGTCTCCACCGCGACCGGCCGCCGCTTCGAGGCGCTCTCCGCGCTGTCGGCCGGGGTCAAGGAGGTGCGCGGCGTCATCGAGCTGGCCAGGCGCAGGCTCACCGCGGGCGAGCAGACCGTGCTCTTCATCGACGAGGTGCACCGCTTCTCCCGGCCCCAGCAGGACGCGCTGCTCGCCGCCGTGGAGAATCGGATCGTGCTGCTGGTCGGCGCCACCACCGAGAACCCCTCCTTCTCCGTCGTCTCGCCGCTGCTCTCCCGCTCGCTGGTGCTGCAGCTGCGCCCGCTCACCCCGGACGACATCCGCGCGGTGCTGCGGCGCGCGCTCGCCGACCCGCGCGGCCTCGACGGCGCCTACACCGTCACCAACGAGGCCATGGAGCACCTGGTGCGGATCGCGGCGGGCGATGCCAGGCGCGCGCTCACCGCGCTGGAGGCGGCGACCTCGTCGGCCACCGGGGGCACCGTCGACCTGGCGCTGGTCGAGGCCAGCGTGGACGAGGCCGCCGTGCGCTACGACCGCGCGGGCGACCAGCACTACGACGTGATCAGCGCGTTCATCAAGTCCATCCGCGGCTCCGACGTGGACGCCGCGCTGCACTACCTGGCCCGGATGATCAGCGCGGGCGAGGACCCGCGGTTCATCGCGCGCAGGCTCGTCGTGCACGCCAGCGAGGACGTCGGCATGGCCGACCCCACCGCGCTGCAGACCGCGATCGCCGCCGCGCAGGCCGTGCAGCTGATCGGCATGCCGGAGGCCAAGCTGGCGCTGGCCCAGGCCACCATCCACCTGGCGACCGCGCCGAAATCCGGGGCGGTGGTCGCGGCGATCGGCGCGGCGCTCGCCGACGTCGGGGCGGGCAAGGCCGGTTCGGTGCCGCCGCACCTGCGCGACGGGCACTACGCCGGCGCCGCCGGGCTCGGCAACGCGCAGGGGTACCGCTACCCGCACGACCACCCCGGCGGGGTGCTCGCGCAGCAGTACCCGCCGGACGAGCTGGTCGGCGTCGACTACTACGCGCCGACCGAGCACGGCGCCGAGCGCGAGGTCGCCGCCAGGGTCGGAAAACTGCGCCGGATCGTGCGCGGGCTGCGCACCGGGCCGGGCAGCGGAAAATCGGATGAACCGGGCCGGTAG
- a CDS encoding phosphotransferase family protein — protein sequence MTALLAERAAEVVAAAQHLLTKRMGAPVKLSDPTELGGSGRTTVLRVRVAENAFSLPRTLIVKQVNGSGAPGVPGSVVPGVAGGDSAFLREAVSYQFTTALSREHRPGAYLVAYDLPARLLILSDLGENAKMTHVLRAGTQTATHNSLMAYAQALGRMHAATVGREADFVALLRRVDVVHRMDGIAQQAQAAVSEVPGMLERELGVDVPGEIAERIVRGNRLFSAGRFRAFSPSDLCPDNVILNEEGARFLDYEWGGFRDASLDVAYALVSFPGCLCDIELSRKRGQQMIEAWRSEVVGVWPALADDAMLAERILEARLIWVWLSTYWFLPVDHLRIAAARQHGLSVPRSEALINRWAALAEDARCIGDDHVGDFAERVSATLEERWSV from the coding sequence ATGACCGCACTATTGGCCGAACGCGCCGCCGAAGTCGTGGCCGCAGCGCAACATTTGCTCACGAAGCGAATGGGTGCTCCGGTGAAGCTGAGTGACCCGACCGAACTCGGCGGGAGCGGCAGAACCACGGTTCTGCGGGTCCGCGTCGCGGAGAACGCGTTCTCGCTACCGCGCACGCTGATCGTCAAGCAGGTGAACGGCTCCGGTGCGCCCGGCGTGCCGGGCAGTGTGGTGCCCGGGGTCGCAGGCGGCGACTCCGCCTTCCTGCGCGAGGCCGTCTCCTACCAGTTCACCACCGCGCTCAGCCGGGAGCACCGCCCCGGCGCCTACCTGGTCGCCTACGACCTGCCCGCCCGGCTGCTGATCCTCAGCGACCTCGGCGAGAACGCCAAGATGACCCACGTGCTGCGCGCGGGCACCCAGACCGCCACGCACAACAGCCTGATGGCGTACGCGCAGGCGCTCGGCCGGATGCACGCCGCGACCGTCGGCCGGGAGGCCGATTTCGTCGCGCTGCTGCGCCGGGTCGACGTGGTGCACCGGATGGACGGCATCGCCCAGCAGGCGCAGGCCGCCGTCTCCGAGGTGCCCGGCATGCTAGAGCGCGAGCTCGGCGTCGACGTGCCCGGTGAGATCGCCGAGCGCATCGTGCGCGGCAATCGGCTCTTCAGCGCAGGCCGCTTCCGCGCCTTCAGCCCCTCGGACCTGTGCCCGGACAACGTCATCCTGAACGAGGAGGGCGCGCGGTTCCTCGACTACGAGTGGGGCGGCTTCCGGGACGCCTCGCTGGATGTCGCGTACGCGCTGGTCTCCTTCCCCGGCTGCCTCTGCGACATCGAGCTCTCCCGCAAGCGGGGGCAGCAGATGATCGAGGCCTGGCGCTCCGAGGTGGTCGGGGTCTGGCCCGCGCTCGCCGACGACGCGATGCTGGCCGAGCGGATCCTGGAGGCCAGGCTCATCTGGGTGTGGCTGAGCACCTACTGGTTCCTGCCCGTCGACCACCTGCGGATCGCCGCCGCCCGCCAGCACGGCCTCTCGGTGCCGCGCTCGGAGGCGCTGATCAACCGGTGGGCCGCGCTGGCCGAGGACGCCCGCTGCATCGGTGACGACCACGTCGGCGATTTCGCCGAGCGGGTCTCCGCGACGCTGGAGGAGCGCTGGTCGGTCTGA
- the aspS gene encoding aspartate--tRNA ligase, giving the protein MLRTHLAGSLRSEHAGQTVTLTGWVARRRDHGGVIFIDLRDASGVVQAVFRQGEAAGQAHRLRAEYCVRITGAVAQRPDGNENPELPTGAIEIDVTELEVLNESAPLPFQLDEQPGEETRLRYRYLDLRRDTPAHAIRLRSKANAAARSVLAGHEFIEVETPTLTRSTPEGARDFLVPARLQPGSFYALPQSPQLFKQLLMVGGIERYYQIARCYRDEDFRADRQPEFTQLDLEMSFVRQEDVILLAEEILAALWKLIGYEIPTPIPHMTYAEAMRRYGSDKPDLRFGVEITECAEYFANTPFRVFQAPYVGAVVMPGGASQPRRQLDAWQEWAKQRGAKGLAYVLVGADGELGGPVAKNLSAEERAGLAAHVGAAPGDCVFFAAGPAKAQRALLGAARGEIARKVGLIDENAWSFVWIVDAPLFEPAADATAGGDVALGHSAWTAVHHAFTSPKPESLETFDTDPGAALAYAYDIVCNGNEIGGGSIRIHRRDVQERVFAVMGIEPEEAREKFGFLLDAFAFGAPPHGGIAFGWDRIVALLAGLDSIREVIAFPKTGNGVDPLTDAPAPITPQQRREAGLDAKPEKDKAKGNGVAAAAQQG; this is encoded by the coding sequence GTGCTGCGCACCCACTTGGCCGGCTCGCTGCGAAGCGAGCACGCCGGCCAGACCGTCACCCTCACCGGATGGGTGGCCCGGCGGCGGGACCACGGCGGCGTGATCTTCATCGATCTGCGCGATGCCTCCGGGGTGGTGCAGGCGGTGTTCCGGCAGGGTGAGGCCGCCGGGCAGGCGCACCGGCTGCGCGCCGAGTACTGCGTGCGGATCACCGGCGCGGTGGCGCAGCGGCCGGACGGCAACGAGAACCCGGAGCTGCCGACCGGCGCGATCGAGATCGACGTCACCGAGCTGGAGGTGCTGAACGAGAGCGCCCCGCTGCCGTTCCAGCTGGACGAGCAGCCCGGCGAGGAAACCCGGCTCAGGTACCGCTACCTCGACCTGCGGCGGGACACTCCCGCGCACGCGATCCGGCTGCGCTCGAAGGCCAACGCCGCCGCCCGCTCGGTGCTGGCGGGGCACGAGTTCATCGAGGTCGAGACGCCGACGCTGACCCGCTCCACGCCCGAGGGCGCGCGCGACTTCCTGGTGCCCGCGCGGTTGCAGCCGGGCAGCTTCTACGCGCTGCCGCAGAGCCCGCAGCTCTTCAAGCAGCTGCTCATGGTCGGCGGGATCGAGCGCTACTACCAGATCGCGCGCTGCTACCGGGACGAGGATTTCCGCGCCGACCGGCAGCCCGAGTTCACCCAGCTCGACCTGGAGATGAGCTTCGTCCGGCAGGAGGACGTGATCCTGCTCGCCGAGGAGATCCTGGCCGCGCTGTGGAAGCTGATCGGCTACGAGATCCCGACCCCGATCCCGCACATGACCTATGCCGAGGCCATGCGGCGCTACGGCTCGGACAAGCCGGACCTGCGCTTCGGCGTCGAGATCACCGAGTGCGCCGAGTACTTCGCGAACACCCCGTTCCGGGTGTTCCAGGCGCCGTACGTCGGCGCGGTCGTCATGCCGGGCGGCGCGAGCCAGCCGCGGCGGCAGCTGGACGCCTGGCAGGAGTGGGCCAAGCAGCGCGGCGCCAAGGGGCTGGCCTACGTGCTGGTCGGCGCGGACGGCGAGCTGGGCGGGCCGGTGGCCAAGAACCTCAGCGCGGAGGAGCGGGCCGGGCTGGCCGCGCACGTCGGCGCGGCGCCCGGCGACTGCGTCTTCTTCGCGGCCGGGCCAGCCAAGGCGCAGCGCGCGCTGCTCGGCGCGGCGCGCGGCGAGATCGCGCGCAAGGTCGGGCTGATCGACGAGAACGCCTGGTCCTTCGTCTGGATCGTGGACGCCCCGCTCTTCGAGCCGGCCGCCGACGCCACCGCGGGCGGCGACGTCGCGCTCGGGCACTCGGCCTGGACCGCCGTGCACCACGCCTTCACCTCGCCGAAGCCGGAGTCGCTGGAGACCTTCGACACCGACCCGGGCGCGGCGCTCGCCTACGCCTACGACATCGTCTGCAACGGCAACGAGATCGGCGGCGGCAGCATCCGCATCCACCGCCGCGACGTGCAGGAGCGGGTCTTCGCGGTGATGGGCATCGAGCCGGAGGAGGCGCGGGAGAAGTTCGGCTTCCTGCTCGACGCCTTCGCCTTCGGCGCCCCGCCGCACGGTGGCATCGCCTTCGGCTGGGACCGGATCGTCGCGCTGCTGGCCGGGCTCGACTCGATCCGCGAGGTCATCGCCTTCCCGAAGACCGGCAACGGCGTCGACCCGCTCACCGACGCGCCCGCCCCGATCACCCCGCAGCAGCGCAGGGAGGCCGGGCTGGACGCCAAGCCGGAGAAGGACAAGGCGAAGGGCAACGGCGTCGCCGCTGCCGCGCAGCAGGGCTGA
- a CDS encoding neutral zinc metallopeptidase has translation MTFNEGLQIDPNRASSGGPGRGGKIALGGGAGGIILVVLALLLGGDPGSILGQFTGAGGTEGQSATEGTPEHCKTGADANRYVDCRVVLTAQSLDAVWTEQLPAQARVQYEQPKLTLFTGAVSTGCGNATSEVGPFYCPADNNAYFDTSFFQELVDRFGSSGGPLAQEYVVAHEVGHHIQTQLGDIARAQNDPQGAESGAVRTELQADCYAGLWAHYADKTPAPGSDTPFLKPLTETDIKDALSAAAAVGDDRIQRASQGRVNPEAWTHGSSDQRQKWFLTGYRTGQLAACDTYSARNLDNPPALR, from the coding sequence ATGACCTTCAACGAGGGCCTGCAGATCGACCCGAATCGAGCCTCCAGCGGCGGGCCGGGGCGGGGCGGCAAGATCGCGCTCGGCGGTGGCGCGGGCGGCATCATCCTGGTGGTGCTGGCGCTGCTGCTCGGCGGCGATCCCGGCTCGATCCTCGGCCAGTTCACCGGCGCGGGCGGCACCGAGGGGCAGAGCGCCACCGAGGGCACCCCGGAGCACTGCAAGACCGGCGCGGACGCGAACCGCTACGTGGACTGCCGGGTGGTGCTCACCGCACAGAGCCTGGACGCGGTCTGGACCGAGCAGCTGCCCGCGCAGGCGAGGGTGCAGTACGAGCAGCCCAAGCTGACGCTCTTCACCGGCGCGGTGAGCACCGGCTGCGGCAACGCCACCAGCGAGGTCGGCCCGTTCTACTGCCCCGCCGACAACAACGCCTACTTCGACACCTCGTTCTTCCAGGAGCTGGTGGACCGGTTCGGCTCCAGCGGCGGCCCGCTGGCCCAGGAGTACGTCGTCGCGCACGAGGTCGGGCACCACATCCAGACCCAGCTCGGCGATATCGCCAGGGCGCAGAACGACCCGCAGGGCGCCGAGTCCGGCGCGGTGCGCACCGAGCTGCAGGCCGACTGCTACGCCGGGCTCTGGGCGCACTACGCCGACAAGACCCCGGCGCCGGGCAGCGACACCCCGTTCCTGAAGCCGCTCACCGAGACCGATATCAAGGACGCGCTCTCCGCGGCGGCGGCCGTCGGCGACGACCGGATCCAGCGGGCCTCGCAGGGCCGGGTGAATCCGGAGGCGTGGACGCACGGCTCCTCGGACCAGCGGCAGAAGTGGTTCCTCACCGGGTACCGAACCGGCCAGTTGGCTGCGTGCGACACCTATTCGGCGCGAAACCTGGACAACCCCCCTGCCCTGCGCTGA
- a CDS encoding type VII secretion target, which translates to MTDLSVDTDGVRDFAATNAGAAAQIAGAGNFDAVANVSALTPVFGLIGADYLVMFAAAQVLQARDINDLSGKVGKLSNSAFNAAAAFDGQEIASAAGLGAIGGAQ; encoded by the coding sequence ATGACCGATCTCTCGGTGGACACCGACGGGGTGCGGGATTTCGCCGCGACGAATGCCGGGGCGGCGGCACAGATCGCCGGGGCGGGGAATTTCGACGCGGTGGCCAATGTGTCTGCGCTGACACCGGTCTTCGGCCTGATCGGGGCCGACTACCTGGTCATGTTCGCGGCCGCGCAGGTGCTGCAGGCCCGCGATATCAACGACCTCTCGGGGAAGGTCGGCAAACTCTCGAACTCCGCGTTCAACGCGGCGGCCGCCTTCGACGGCCAGGAGATCGCCAGCGCGGCCGGGCTCGGCGCGATCGGGGGCGCGCAGTGA